The Acidobacteriota bacterium genome segment CAGGCTGCTGAGAAAGTCCGCTTCGCGACTTTTCCAGCGCTGCTAGCTGTTTTTTCCGAGAGGGGCTGCGCGCCCCTCTCCGGCCCAAGAAGCGCGGTTCTTGGGCCTCCTCTCCCGTCGCGGCGGCTGAGCCGCCGCCGAGCCCTTCTGGGCTCGGTCGCAGGTTGCCGATGAGTTTTTCAGCAACCTGCTAGACGTCGGTTCCTCGCGCCTCGCCCCGCGGTGGGTTGGGAGAAAATGGCTGGACCATGGGAGACGACAGTCCGTTTATCGCTACCGGTGAGGCGACGGCGATTCTGCCCGTTGCCGGTGGCTCACGGCGCCCGATCACGGTGATCGGAACGCCAGCCATCCGCGACACCTTCGACGACCTCTGCCTGCAGCAGGCGCGCAACTCGCGGCAGGCACCAGGGGTCGAGGAGCTGGTTCTCAACCCCGATGCCCATTGCGGCTACGGAGCGCCGGTGGGATGCGTGCTGGCTTCGCCGAGTCATATCTATCCCGGACCGGTGGGAGTCGACATCAAGTGCTCGATGAGCCTTCTACAGCTCGATCTGCCGGCCGAAGAAGTCGTCTCACATCGGGTGCGGCGGGCTCTGATCAAAGCCATCGGTGAGCGCGTACCGACGGGACCGGGCAAGGGCCAGCGCCACGCCAAGAAGGCGCGCCGGTTCCCCATCGAGGTGGCTCGCCGGGCGGTGACCGATGGCGCCTCGCCGGAGGTTTGCGCGGCGCTGGGGATTCCCGCCGACTGGGCCGAGCGTTGCGAGGACCCATTCCACCGCGGGCACGACGGCAGCGTCGATGCCCTGTCACAGCGGCTCGAGCGGTTGCGCGAGCGGCTGAGTGACAAGCGCTTCGGCGACAAGATGCGGCAGCTCGGCTCCTACGGCGGAGGCAACCACTTCGGGGAGTGTGAGGTGGTCGAGGTCGCCGATGATCCGGTGGCGCGCCAACGCGCCGAGGTCTTCGGTCTGCACCACGGTCGGGTCGCCTTCCTCTCCCACTGCGGCTCACGAGGATTCGGCCATGATCTGGCGACCGGCCAGTTCCGTGCCCTGAAGAAGAAGTTCAGCGAATGGGACATTCCGCTGCCGGGCGGAGATGCGCAGCTCGTTTACGCCCCCCTCGGGACGCCGGAAGCCGACTCTTACCTCGACGACATGGCCCTGGGGGCGAACTTCGCGACCCTCAACCACCTT includes the following:
- a CDS encoding RtcB family protein, which translates into the protein MGDDSPFIATGEATAILPVAGGSRRPITVIGTPAIRDTFDDLCLQQARNSRQAPGVEELVLNPDAHCGYGAPVGCVLASPSHIYPGPVGVDIKCSMSLLQLDLPAEEVVSHRVRRALIKAIGERVPTGPGKGQRHAKKARRFPIEVARRAVTDGASPEVCAALGIPADWAERCEDPFHRGHDGSVDALSQRLERLRERLSDKRFGDKMRQLGSYGGGNHFGECEVVEVADDPVARQRAEVFGLHHGRVAFLSHCGSRGFGHDLATGQFRALKKKFSEWDIPLPGGDAQLVYAPLGTPEADSYLDDMALGANFATLNHLLINALVLEAFEEVMPGVKGSLVYFISHNIARKEVVRNRLMWVHRKGATRAFPAGHPGLAGGPFMDTGHPILLPGNPQAGSAVMAAEAGAKASCFSVNHGAGRRMGRKQAFRQLDQGEVDHSFAEHDILTNCRRYPRDEAPAAYKDFDEVLKSVKLAGLASEVARLEARFVIKDGAPADD